The genomic region CAGGCATCAAGGCAGCCATGAACTTCTTGAGGGGTGTTACACCTGCAGGTGTCTGACATCCAGCAGTGGGCTGCAGGCTATAAGGGAATGGAAGTTAAGctacatttttcttgcctttgtttccctcgtCAGCCTCCACAGAAACCGTataggtggggagtggggtgggggggagatgcAGGATGTTTTCCATGGTGTTTGGCTGGAGGAGAGTAGTTACTTCTTGAGTTCTCCACTATCTAGGTGGACCTTTGGTCTTTTGGCTAGAGATAACAGGGTTTTCTGGTTTTGTGTCTTTATTGTTGTTCGTTTGCCTTCCTTGGCATTTCTAGATTGCCAGCTTCTTCAGCACCACATCCAGGATAGatgaggtaaaaagaaaacccagggaacaCACAATATCTTGTTCCTCAACTTTCAAGGTCACTTAGCCAGCCTACCTTCTCGACACCCTTTGGCAGTCTTATGTTTAACGTATATGGGAGGTTCCGGGTTGCTAGTTGTACTTCGCAGAAAGAATAGGGAGAAGTGTGTTTTACTTCACCTTGGTCCAGAAATAGAAGTTtttatgcttttgaaaaatttttatacattgcttCTATGTGACGTAAGAGAGGTTTCCAGCTACTATTTTCAAACTTATTTCCACAAAGAACACATCCTGCGTATTAAATAGATATTTACActtagtagattaaaaaaaaattgaatataatcattctctttttaaaaagtggcttttGGAGGACTGGAGATGACTGGCTTTATAAGAATTCTGTCAGATGAGTACAACGTACAGATCCGGATCAAGTCAACTTGAGCTTTCTTTCAAGATTTCTGGTCATTGttaggttcttttttaaaatgagggatCCTTATGCCTCCTGTCTGTAACCAGTGTTCTATAATGTGTGTAATGTAAACAACAGGTGGCCCtcagaataaattaatgaattaaaagcaCTTACAGCTGTAACTCTTGCCGTGTTCAGGTGAGTGACAGTCTACTCTAGGACATACTCTTGCAAATGCTTCCATTTGTCGGGGAAGAACAACTTGTCTCTACACTCATAGGGTCTCCAACTCGGTCTAGGAATTCAACTGACATAGACAAATTAATGGGATAAAAGCCTACaagttataattattactttttgtttacATGCACATGGGAGTTTTCACAAGAAAAACGAAAATCCAAAGAAGCTCTAAGAAGGTAATGCTTCTATACTGTGTTGGACAAAGGAGGGTAACTTAAGAAAATGTCACCGGCGAAGGGGCTGGGACTAGGGGAGTTAACTGGGAGATGATGTTTTTTTGCACagatttctctgagcctcaacttcctGTCCTCTGCGAGAAGAATGACTCTTTGCTTCTGGTAGAGGGAGGAcctctttaaggaaaagaaggTAGACAGTGAGACTGTCCCTGCTGTTGCTCTTTTCTTTTAACTCAAACTACTCAATGTGCCAGAGCTGCATATTTTGGGATGGCATGTTCTGGACTTCATCAACAATAACCTCAATGTCGGCTAGTTTTTCTCAAGGGTATTTAAGGcacattatacttttttttatttgtatcgAGCAAAGAACAGATATTTACTTCCTTTCATTGTCATACAAAACAATATGCATCAAAGTGTCCTCTCCAGGCAGTAGAGTTGTTACTTTGGAAATTACTTTTCTCTCACATTGTCGTGGAAGCGTTTACCCCCACCGTCTCTCTCCCCAACATCTGCCCTGCACGTTATTTTTCAGTCAAATGCCTAGAATTTGCCAATTTTGAGAACGTGCTGATAGGGTTTCATCAAGCTGTTCTACTGTTGCAGACAGTTGTAGTGTTGTGTTTGCTGACTTGCATGACGCAGGGTCACCTAGATGACCGGAAGCCTTCTTCTCGTCCCCGATCTGATAGAGTACGGGTTCCTGATGCTGTGAATGTCTGTACTCCAACTTCTATTCTGTGGTTTTGAAGCAGGCTTTAATCTTGCCTCCTATTTTACCTAGCACTCTACATACCCCTTCCTCCATCCAAAGTGACCTACTTTATTCCGGAAATTAGAACAGTCCTACCTCTGGCCCTCGGCTCCTGACATTCCCTTGGCTTTGGATGCACGTGGGCTTTTATGGGAGCATTTACTCTTCCTGCTTGGCTAGCTTCTTCACCGCTTTCAGGTTTGAACTCAAACCTGAAACTCATACCCGAATTCATACCCTCCTGGTGACGCTCTCCCTGACCATCCCCGTGTGTCTCAGATATGCCCTTTTCCTACTTTGTCTCCATGCCGCTCGTCACCAAAAACCGCACTGTCCTCTTCTGTGCATTTAGCCCATTGTGCACCTCGCCACGCTAGGAGGGCGTCACCGCAAGGGTACAGTTTTCTATCTGCCATGGACACTGCCATGTTCCGTGGACCTGGAACTCTCTGGCATTTAGTCGGTATTCAATGAGTATGTGTGGAATGAATGCTGAATACTCACCTCCCTCATGAACTCTCTTGACCCTTCTGATTCGCAGTGATTACCCCTCTCTGCCACCCATTCTCATATTCCTGATTGCTCACACCTTCATTTTTGGAGGCAGAATATCCTGTACTATTTAATCTTCAGACATACAGTCCTTCTCTTTTCAAAAAGTGCCAAGTCTTTGAGGCAGGATTTGAGACCTTCTATATCTTCATCTTGCAAAGACATTGAGCCTGTGGTTGTTGTTTACTGCTGTCATTGACACTGAAGATAAcgatgaaaaattaaaaggagagtGAATATTGTCAAGAGAAAGAGTCCTAAGTGTCTGAAGACTTAAGAGAAGgcgaaaaaaaaaatggaagatgcACATCTTGACTCTCCTGCCTGGTTCCCTGGATCAAAGGATGCTTCTCTGACCGTTGGCTTATGAGTAGATTTTTCTCACACATAGGTTCGTGTTCCTTTTACCATCCTATTTGGGACTCAGAAGACCTGTAGGCTTGAGTCTGCAAAACTTCCTGAAATTACTGTTCACCTTCCTCAGGGCCCCATCAAGGTCTATCTTCTGGACCATAAGAGGAAAAACACCAAGATTCCTCCCGGCAATGTCTCTCAATGTTACTATATTCCTTGACATGAGCGCTAAGACCAGGCAAAGACTGCAGTCATATAAACACCGCGTTTATAAtacttcatcttttttgtttatttcagtgtTGTGGGGCATCTGTTCCCTCCTTTCCTAAAGGTCCCAAGACTTCTTGTGTTTGCGTTGCAATGTTTCGGCCCTCTAACCACGAGGGGTGCAGTACGCTATGGATATGGAGGATGACAGAAGAATTTTCCGAACCAACCAAGTGTTGTAGCCAAGTGAAAAAATGGAGAAGGTAGGAGTTGGGAATGGCAATGGGGGGAACGAGTTTCCCAACCAGGAGTTTGGAGTCCTTGGTCTTGACGCAGTTTTGGAGTGGTGGCAgggtccagagctgatggccaaaaaagaattcttgagtcGCCTTTGGTGTAAAAAGGTGGTAGTATttaagcacggggacaggacccaggggcagaaagagttacactggggttgtgatgggtgactgattatataccttcaggttgggagggcgTTAGGGgtagcataagtctctaaggagtTTTGGAAGCAGGGTTTCCAGGGCCTCGAGAGGCTAACTGCTGTTAGCAAAAGGTCATTTaatactgtttagtaaaacctcagtcatgagacccttcagatgtttATCAgtgggccataagcttggagtatgagtGCCAACATGTATCTTGTGatggtagagataaaggaagttttcaaaagaattcttatatgttaaagtagacttacaggatcctggggggtaGGGTGAATGTTAAGATTACCTTTTGCTCTTAGCAGTGTCATCatccaggcagctgagctcctagaggaatGTCACCCTGCCTATGGCAAAGGCTGTAGGCAGAAAGGAAAGTTAGTTTTTCATTTGCCTCTGGTTCCCACATCAGTCTCATTAATTCAGTGTGAGCCGGTaaagacaaagacacaaaaaaCTCACAATCGGGGTCTCTATGTTTTGCaatctctaaaatgaaaacagtactCTACCTACCTTCAAGGTGATCCCATAAGACCTCATGTGTAAGATAATGATTTAAACAAAAGACCTACTGTCTTGAGTCAGGGAGAGGATGGGCCAGTTCTTGCCTTTAGTTTTCATTGTTCAGACACTTTTCATTGCTCAGACATTGTTAAGGCTTGGGCTCTGACAAAgaattgtttgtttcctttctttctgttattttgtgAGGTCCAGAGACTTAAAGCAACTGTTGGCACAGacgtactttttaaatgtaaactattTTAGAAATTGTTCTGTTTATTCCTTTCCAGAAACAGTCACAatcctggaaaaggaaaaacagccaAAAGACAGAGCAATGAGGACAATCATTCCTGCTTCGGATTGGATTTTAAATTCGTATTGTTCAGAAAATCCAACTGTTTCAATTATTAGTGCTAACGTAAAAGCTCTTCACGCCAGATTACAGTGGATTATTCAAAAACCTCCCGCTAGGTGGAGGGCTTTTATGCAAATGAGGGATGCTGATTATGCTTTTTCATTGGTTACTTGAAAAGAGCCAATGGGAGGCTTGTATTCAGCATACCTCCCGTTAGTATAAATACTTCTCTTGCTCTCAGTCTAGCTCTATACTGCTTGCGTTTTCTTTTGAAGGCGTTTGCTTCCTTTTCTGCTAGTGATGTCTGGACGTGGAAAGCAGGGTGGCAAGGCTCGCGCCAAGGCCAAGACCCGTTCGTCGCGGGCCGGGCTNNNNNNNNNNTCGTCGCGGGCCGGGCTGCAGTTCCCGGTGGGGCGCGTGCACCGCCTGCTCCGCAAGGGCAACTACGCCGAGCGGGTCGGGGCCGGCGCGCCGGTGTACCTGGCGGCCGTGCTGGAGTACCTGACGGCCGAGATCCTGGAGCTGGCGGGCAACGCGGCCCGCGACAACAAGAAGACGCGCATCATCCCGCGCCACCTGCAGCTGGCCATCCGCAACGACGAGGAGCTCAACAAGCTGCTGGGCCGCGTCACCATCGCGCAGGGCGGCGTCCTGCCCAACATCCAGGCCGTGCTGCTGCCCAAGAAGACCGAGAGCCACCACAAGGCTAAGAGCAAGTAAAGTCTAGCCCAGAAGACCACGGATCTTCCGCTTTTCTACAGCTAATCAAAGGCTCTTTTCAGAGCCATCCATATTTTCACATGAAAGGCTAGTAACCAGCCTGTTACGTTAGTAGAATCAGTCCTGAATCTGTAAAAGATAAGGTAACGTCAAAACCttgttcaaaaaacaaaacaaaaaaccccactcAACTTTATATGCCAGATGGAACTGACCTACAAAAAGTAAAGGGGCTCAAATGTAAGCATAACAAGCAGAATGGAAATTTGCGTTTGGCCAATAAGAAAGCCGCGCgggattttcaaattttcaatttaagGAAAACCCATCGTATCAAAGAAGCCCGAGATCATTTGTTGCTGTCCAGTGTAGTGTGAATCTAGCATTACCAGACCAAGTGCTTTACATGCTATCTTCCAGGTCCATCCAGGGACCCTGCCATGTAGTTTCACACGAGAAAACTGTATTAAGGGAGGTATAATGACCAAAGACCTAGGAAGTGGCAGTCCAAGAGACCCGaggtttacttaaaaataactaatcCAGACGTCTAGGGGAGAAGGAGACAAGACAATCGCACTCAGAGAAGTGTGCAGCCCAGCAGGTTGGTGACATTCGAGCCTGTCAGGAATTGAGAATCTCAGGTCCCACTTAGGTTTACTGAACCAAAAGTTACGTTTCGCATGGTGAAATCCTCGCTTTTCACGCTGTACTCAGTGAAAGGATAAAACAGAACCTGGACGCTGAAAAGAGGGGTGAGATGGAGTGATTCATCCAATCAGGCTCTCCAGTAGTTAATTACCCTTCGACCAATGGTTTTATCGCGCGgttcttttgaaaaatgacaAGACCAATCAGAATGCTTCTTACTGTATATAAGGGGAACTTCGCCCTTGCCCACCAGGTTCTGTGTGTTCTTAGTTGTTTCAGATGGCTCGCACGAAGCAGACGGCGCGCAAGTCGACGGGCGGCAAGGCCCCGCGCAAGCAGCTGGCCACCAAGGCGGCCCGCAAGAGCGCGCCGGCNNNNNNNNNNAGCTCGGCCGTGATGGCGCTGCAGGAGGCGTGCGAGGCCTACCTGGTGGGGCTCTTCGAGGACACCAACCTGTGCGCCATCCACGCCAAGCGCGTCACCATCATGCCCAAGGACATCCAGCTGGCGCGCCGCATCCGCGGGGAGCGGGCCTAAACTATTAGCGAAGGATCGCCGACCTTAAACCCAAAGGCTCTTTTCAGAGCCACCCAATTAGCTCAACAAAAGTGGCTGTGAACCTTTAGATGGTGTTTAGGTGACCATGGCCATACTAAGCATTACTTGAAATCTGGTTGTTCTTACGGTACTTCTACCCGCAAAAGGGTCCGTTTTCGAAAACCATTTAACCGACTGCCTATGAAACTGTCAACCCATTTTCCTAGACTATATTCGTGTGCCTTTTCCGAAAAGGGGACGACCTTGAACCAGTAGCCGGGTACGTGAACTGCCCACTCTGAAAGTGCCTAATTTTGCCTCTAAGAAATTTGAGTTTTAGATTACATCCCCAACTATCAGGAAACACTTCAAAGATCATAGCGTTTACACTATACATAACTCAAACTTCAGAGCAATGCAGAATACTGAATAATGACAGCTCCAAATTCCAAAGGCTTCGCTTCAGTTTTCCCCACACCTTTGCTCTTACCCCTAATACTTCTGGGCTTCACCGGAGATGGGAGTTGATGCATCGACCTAAATCAGGTGGACAACCATcaacaaaaaacaagattcaCCTTGAATTGTGTGGTTTGCTTGGATGGCTTTACATTCCTGGATTTTGATAAAACAACTTtgactttagaaaatatttgcatttttctaagtaATAAGGTTGGATGTTtctatttgtgtatgtgtgtgtgtgtgtgtgtgtgtgtgtgcgcacgtacACGCGTGTCATTGCGttgtagttttatttaaatttccaggCTCTCCTACATGTAATTGTCTGGCACAGACCTTTGTTATCCATGTAAAAGGTCTCAATGATGCCCTTGGCTTGAGCCAGGGtctgtcccctgccccagcccacaTCTGGGCCCCAGCTGAAGTCGAAATATCTTGGTTTTTCTTATCGCTGTGCTGGCTTTTATGTACATTGTTTGGCTTTTTCCTCGATATGCTATGTATCTGTTAGAAAAAGGGTGTTTAAGGCACAGGGCCTGAAAGGATAGCTTTAAAAAGGTACAAGTGCCCATTGCTGTCTGAGGGTGGGATGGCCAGGGGACAGTGGCTCAGActggctgcccctgccctcccccatccccttcccagTCAAGGAATGTGGATTTGGTTCTAAGTCTTCATTTACTTGAGCCCCTCAACAGAAAAACTGCCCAGTGTCTGGTGAATAAGGATAGCACTGTCCTAGAATCCATAACGTTGTTAATCTTTCTGCAGGAGTACTCTGGAAACTGGAAGCACAGGGCAGCATTTAGATATCAGATTGCCCACGTTCAAATCGCAGTGTTACCACTTACCGTATCGTCTGACACAAATTGATTTCTCCATCATCAGAAAAATAGGGAATAACACTACCCACCTTAGTGGGTATCATAGCTACTGGGATCATAGAAGTTGATTTTTGGACACGTGGCGCTGGAGAAATGCTATGAATTTTCCCGAGCTGTGTGTGATTTTCCCTTATACTCTAACATTTCcttgaaaattgaaataaaaactcaaactTTCCCCGCTAAATGTCCTTTTCCTTGGGCATGACTATTGAATAGACTCGGCCCAGTTTGGAAGTGCAACTTCAGCAGATATTCTAAAATCAAAGAATGGAGGAAATTCAGTCataaatattgcaaatattttggaaagtCAAAGTTGTTTTATCAAAATCCAGGAATGTAAAGCCATCCAAGCAAACCTCACAGTTCCAGGTGAATCTTGGTTTTTGTTGATGGTCGTCCACCTGATTTGGGTCGGTGCATCAACTCCCATCTCAGATGTAGGCCACAAATGTTAGGAGTAAGAGCTAaggtgtggggggaaaaaaaagaaaatttactgaaaatattgGAAGGGGAGCTGTGCCCACAGTTTAATATCACTGCATGAAGCATTTATTACTTTCTATTAGCGGAGTGCCTATGGCCAtgctggaggggaaaaaaaggcgtTTGACATacagattgtattttttaaatggctgttgGAAGGTCCTCCATGAAACACGGTTTTTCTTTCCCAGACACCATGGTGATACGACACCACATGCTGAAATTCACCGCTACTACTGCTGGCTCTCGAACTTTTGGTTTATACAGACTttcagaagagaggaggaaggaggccaAGGTCAGGGTGTATTTTCCAGAGTTAAAGATTTAGTAGTAGCCCTTCCAGTCATCCCAGTAGAAGTGACTTACTAATCCATGAGTGTCTGAGATTTAACACCACAGTGGGAAGTCAGTGTAGAAATGTGAATTGTACTCCAGATTCGGCTGCCGGAGAGCCAGGAAGGAACATTACTTGTCAATGCCCCTTTGGAAAGGGCACCTAGGGATATTCTCAGGCAACCATATTTAACATGTCATGTATGCACAGAAAAACAACAGCCTGTCAGTCactaggtgaatgaataaagacgGCGTCTTACATAGAGCTGACAATACGGATTCAAAATGCATGTGTCCACTTATTTGCAGAGTTTTATAACAAATACAACACAGTACTGTAaaggtttttctcttccttatgttttcttaataacattttcttttctctggtttaCTTTATaataagaatacaatatataatacatataccaAATACATATTAATAGACTTTATGTCATCAGTAAGGCTTCTAAtcaacagtatggtattggtagtTTGGGCGGGGGGTGGTCACAAGTTATAtctggattttcaactgtgcaagAATCAGCCCCCCAAGCCCTGCATTGTTCAGAGGTCATTTGCATATAAAATGGGACATTAGtcatacaaagaatgaaatcttggtattcacaacatggatggacttagagggtattaggctaaatgaaacaagtcaggcagagaaagacaaataccatacgacttcacttacatgtggagtcTAAAACAGCGTGGACGACAACAGCAGACagataaatatagagaacaaatggtaGTTTAGGGGCGAGGGGTAAGAGGCAAAGAAGGTAAAGGTgattaagaaggaaaaacatccagttatacaataaataagtGACAAGGacgaaaagcacagcatagggaatatgatcctattgtaacaactttgtatggtaGCAACACATCATgatgagcatttcataatgtatatagtTGTCAATTCACTACGTTATATACTAGTATACTATTGTAAGTCACTATACTtcaattgaaaagaaaacaaaaccaagaaacccAGAATCCATCAATGTCTTGTACTTTattaaatgtgattaaaaaaaaaaaaaacaaaacttcgcTATTATATACGTATCTGTGTTGCCTATATTGTGTCACGAGTAAAAGCCTGACAATGAAGGCTCAGGGCAACATCCTAACTCCGGACAGGTTCTTTAAGCAACAATACCAACAAAAAAACAGCCATATTTATGTCTTTGCGCCAATCTCTGTTCTAGCCTTCTGCTTACATTAGGTAATTTCAATCTTTACAAAAGTTCCCTGAGTACTATCATCGCTCCACcttaacagataaagaaaatgaagggcaACTTTACAATGTCAAACCGCTGTAATAGAGGAAAAATGACTTCCCCTGCCCTTTTGAGTTTTTGGCCTAGACCCTGCCATAAAAGGCAGATTAAGGACAGAAAAACAGAGGTTTAATGATATATATACCTCAGGTATACATGGGAAAGAGagactctgaaaaactgagaagaaCACCTGAAAAGGCCCAAGCCACCCCGTTACATACGATCTTCCactaaagacaaaagatgtcATGCGGGAGGGGCGTGCACAGGGAGCCAGTTATGGGCTCCCAGGAAAAGGATAGTAAACAAGGCAAGGTTGTTCTGCAGAATCAAGGCCTGGCTTTCTCCATGGACAAGTTTCTGTGCTGATCTAGTCGTCCTTCTCTTtctggcacagagagggagacaccgattGAGATCTCCTTCATAAATGTGAAATTCCCCTTAAGAAAGTGTGAGTTCTCCTCTGGTTTTAGAGATTCTCCTGCGTCTGGTATTTCTCTAAACTGCTCAGAAATAGCCCTTATGTCAGACAGGCCTATGTGCGGGCGGCGTATACTGTACCGTTCACACGCACGGGGCATGTTTGGGGAAGGTGTGCCTGAGCTCCCCACTCCTATTTTGGGATGGCGTCCTAGGGTACCCTTCCCAATCATCCCCTTCTGAAGGAGAAAGTACAGCActtgcttataaaaaaaaaaaattagccccTGTGAACATTCTCACGGAAAGATATAATTTCAGATACAAATATCAACGGTTTCAGAAAAATCTAGAGCTTAAAACTGAAACTCCTCACTCCGTTCCCTCCCCCACACCGTCATTGGCTCTCAGCCCAGAGAGGGGCGGAGCCCGGCGTGCGGTCGGGGCGCCTCGGTTCCCGCCCGCGCGGTCAGTTCTCAATCAGGTCCGACGACTGCTTATAATAACGCCTTTCGGGCCAGTGGGGCCACCGCTGTGACTTACTCACAGAACGTGCTTAGGCAGCTATGTCAGGCCGGGGCAAAGGCGGGAAGGGTCTAGGCAAAGGGGGCGCTAAGCGCCACCGCAAGGTGCTGCGCGACAACATCCAGGGCATCACCAAGCCCGCCATCCGGCGGCTGGCCCGGCGCGGCGGCGTCAAGCGCATCTCCGGCCTCATCTACGA from Panthera uncia isolate 11264 chromosome B2 unlocalized genomic scaffold, Puncia_PCG_1.0 HiC_scaffold_25, whole genome shotgun sequence harbors:
- the LOC125939374 gene encoding histone H2A type 1-H-like, with the translated sequence MSGRGKQGGKARAKAKTRSSRAGLXXXSSRAGLQFPVGRVHRLLRKGNYAERVGAGAPVYLAAVLEYLTAEILELAGNAARDNKKTRIIPRHLQLAIRNDEELNKLLGRVTIAQGGVLPNIQAVLLPKKTESHHKAKSK
- the LOC125939404 gene encoding uncharacterized protein LOC125939404 → MARTKQTARKSTGGKAPRKQLATKAARKSAPAXXXSSAVMALQEACEAYLVGLFEDTNLCAIHAKRVTIMPKDIQLARRIRGERA
- the LOC125939399 gene encoding histone H4; amino-acid sequence: MSGRGKGGKGLGKGGAKRHRKVLRDNIQGITKPAIRRLARRGGVKRISGLIYEETRGVLKVFLENVIRDAVTYTEHAKRKTVTAMDVVYALKRQGRTLYGFGG